The following coding sequences are from one Octopus bimaculoides isolate UCB-OBI-ISO-001 chromosome 3, ASM119413v2, whole genome shotgun sequence window:
- the LOC106873901 gene encoding myeloid-derived growth factor → MARGLHRWLVAVISLFGFVSVVLSDEESTQFDVKPGGQVNDYVKEWKGFQCKFTYVCQGGTKEEWMITLKRKKKSFSCTVYRPSGSSYLFFQEFNLQIQGAQIQEANAFGNSNALSADEYKIDKSQNSVSQVAGKFKSELTKLEVKGSLQKKKKEL, encoded by the exons ATGGCTCGAGGGCTACATCGGTGGTTGGTAGCAGTTATTTCTCTATTTGGATTTGTTAGTGTTGTCCTAAGTGACGAAGAAAGCACCCAGTTCGACGTCAAACCCGGAGGACAAGTTAACGATTATGTGAAAGAatgg AAAGGCTTTCAGTGTAAATTTACGTATGTCTGTCAAGGAGGAACCAAAGAG GAATGGATGATCACTTTGAAACGTAAGAAGAAATCTTTCTCATGTACTGTTTATCGTCCAAGCGGTTCATCGTACTTGTTCTTTCAAGAGTTCAACCTTCAAATCCAAGGGGCACAAATCCAGGAAGCCAATGCTTTT GGCAATAGCAACGCTCTCAGTGCTGATGAATATAAAATTGACAAATCACAAAATTCTG TGTCACAAGTAGCAGGCAAATTCAAATCAGAACTTACAAAGCTAGAAGTCAAGGGTTcattacaaaagaagaaaaaggaattaTGA